Proteins encoded together in one Kutzneria kofuensis window:
- a CDS encoding SpaA isopeptide-forming pilin-related protein, with protein MTGITMLAGAAMLAVPVTAAANTGNPGIGHGVTPAQQYRDNKDPSDWLGSYVVGGKDVYCVRFALNAPDSDTQYKPGEPLKDKWGNDLKPEVAAKISYLLLRYGGTKNPDEAAALAHLLHSYTSGVPAGDPRLDPANDFNHIGYDIAGHLAKLQAQFPDAAKAVAAEEADATANQGPWDVAVVAPTAAQVIGTADKWTIKVTHAGTDKTVTGVPVKLTVTDGKVDKDAVTTPADGSPLVVNVTPTGPKPTVKVDLSAPADQPVVQAPVNAGGNIQWIVSTGGEKALTGTASTTAVTAPGSVKVTKVDSKTNAGLAGVQLRITAKDKTAAAVKQDGTPLNGTDGKPLVVTTGADGTATIDNLQTPQDICLVEVAAPSGYDENFNSSSPPSVCGSIEPGKTLALQLANTPNTPTVPVKIPAGGSPMVADAATVTELNPGALAGVGGLLVIALGGLGLLLRRRRLASRG; from the coding sequence GTGACCGGGATCACGATGTTGGCCGGGGCGGCGATGCTGGCCGTGCCGGTCACCGCCGCCGCCAACACGGGCAACCCCGGCATCGGCCACGGCGTGACACCGGCCCAGCAGTACAGGGACAACAAGGACCCGTCCGACTGGCTGGGGTCCTACGTCGTGGGCGGCAAGGACGTCTACTGCGTCCGCTTCGCGCTCAACGCGCCCGACAGCGACACCCAGTACAAGCCGGGCGAGCCGCTCAAGGACAAGTGGGGCAACGACCTGAAGCCCGAGGTCGCCGCGAAGATCTCGTACCTGCTGCTGCGCTACGGGGGCACGAAGAACCCGGACGAGGCGGCGGCGCTCGCGCACCTGCTGCACAGCTACACGTCGGGGGTGCCCGCGGGCGACCCGAGGCTCGACCCGGCCAACGACTTCAACCACATCGGCTACGACATCGCAGGCCACCTGGCCAAGCTCCAGGCGCAGTTCCCCGACGCGGCCAAAGCCGTGGCGGCCGAGGAAGCCGACGCCACGGCGAACCAGGGCCCCTGGGACGTCGCCGTCGTCGCGCCGACCGCGGCCCAGGTCATCGGCACCGCCGACAAGTGGACCATCAAGGTCACACACGCGGGCACGGACAAGACGGTCACCGGCGTGCCGGTGAAGCTGACCGTCACCGACGGCAAGGTCGACAAGGACGCCGTGACCACGCCGGCCGACGGCAGCCCGCTGGTCGTCAACGTCACGCCGACCGGTCCCAAGCCGACGGTCAAGGTCGACCTGAGCGCCCCGGCCGACCAGCCGGTCGTGCAGGCGCCGGTGAACGCGGGCGGCAACATCCAGTGGATCGTGTCCACCGGTGGCGAGAAGGCGCTGACCGGGACCGCGAGCACCACGGCTGTCACCGCACCCGGCAGCGTCAAGGTGACCAAGGTGGACAGCAAGACCAACGCCGGCCTCGCGGGCGTGCAGCTGCGGATCACCGCCAAGGACAAGACCGCCGCGGCCGTGAAGCAGGACGGCACGCCGCTCAACGGCACCGACGGCAAGCCGCTGGTCGTCACAACCGGGGCCGACGGCACCGCCACCATCGACAACCTCCAGACGCCTCAGGACATCTGTCTGGTCGAGGTGGCCGCGCCGAGCGGCTACGACGAGAACTTCAACTCCTCGTCGCCGCCCAGCGTCTGCGGTTCCATCGAACCCGGCAAGACGCTGGCACTGCAGCTGGCCAACACGCCGAACACGCCGACCGTGCCGGTGAAGATCCCGGCCGGTGGCTCGCCGATGGTCGCGGACGCGGCCACCGTCACCGAGCTGAACCCGGGCGCGCTCGCCGGGGTCGGCGGCCTGCTCGTGATCGCCCTCGGCGGCCTCGGCCTGCTGCTGCGCCGCCGGAGGCTCGCCTCGCGTGGCTAA
- a CDS encoding class F sortase, with protein MAKHRASGARWPVTAGGFPVAGRSRYRNPAAAAGTAVSGAVGLTMIVVAAGATLLGQPQHIPGSPLPVGHTQTVDPQAGPAPVTSPPGTTTSSPAPPPATSSTPQPPGPNTVLLPKGGRSSLVRSAVAGDGTLQIPNGVSKAALWGAALDAQTGATLIAGHINWEGVAGPFAELWGAQAGQKVTVVDGGGKQLTFVVDQILTVDKDNLPQHADELFGQTGPHRLVLVTCGGNWVGGALGYDQNRVVIARPVP; from the coding sequence GTGGCTAAGCACCGGGCATCGGGCGCCCGCTGGCCGGTCACGGCCGGCGGGTTCCCGGTCGCGGGCCGGTCCCGGTACCGCAACCCGGCCGCCGCCGCGGGCACGGCCGTCAGCGGCGCGGTCGGGTTGACGATGATCGTGGTGGCCGCCGGCGCGACGCTGCTCGGCCAGCCACAGCACATCCCGGGCTCGCCGTTGCCGGTCGGCCACACGCAGACCGTCGACCCGCAGGCCGGCCCGGCCCCTGTGACCTCTCCTCCCGGTACCACGACGTCGTCCCCGGCGCCGCCGCCGGCCACGTCATCGACCCCGCAACCGCCGGGGCCGAACACAGTGCTGCTGCCCAAGGGCGGGCGCTCCTCGCTGGTACGCAGCGCCGTCGCCGGCGACGGAACGCTCCAGATCCCGAACGGCGTGAGCAAGGCCGCCCTGTGGGGCGCCGCGCTGGACGCGCAGACCGGCGCGACCCTGATCGCCGGGCACATCAACTGGGAAGGCGTCGCCGGGCCGTTCGCCGAGCTGTGGGGCGCGCAGGCCGGGCAGAAGGTCACCGTCGTCGACGGCGGCGGCAAGCAGCTGACCTTCGTCGTCGACCAGATCCTGACCGTGGACAAGGACAATCTGCCGCAGCACGCGGACGAGCTGTTCGGCCAGACCGGGCCGCACCGGCTGGTGCTGGTGACCTGCGGCGGCAACTGGGTCGGCGGCGCGCTGGGCTACGACCAGAACCGGGTCGTGATCGCGCGCCCCGTGCCCTGA
- a CDS encoding polysaccharide deacetylase, translating to MGLRQRWGWLTTAVALVLAVVVVIVMGQGSGQQTASQSGPSTTTTNPGPLTPAGQATPAGPTPTLPAPSGAQPAWMHKLRPGEKPPQFILFSFDGGASGAHWSRVLPIAERTGAKVTAMLSGLYLIPDRESKEYTGPGHPTGTSEIGFGGSDADITSRVEYLNRALADGMEFGTHYNGHFCQGVEPSVGSWSTAGWNSELDQFFSYLREIDGKGLKITPDMIKGGRTPCLEGNWDQLFPSMKSHGFVYDTSHVSFGVTWPTVDRGLWEFPLPEVRVPALDKNVVMMDFNFWYLLDGAKEGDDARAPEFTPIVLDTYRSVYQSVFNGNRAPMVIANHFNDWAGGAFSGAVEQFMGETCDKPETVCATYSQVIQWLQLQDPAVLDSLRGLPAAHN from the coding sequence ATGGGGCTCAGGCAGAGGTGGGGTTGGCTGACGACCGCGGTGGCGCTGGTGCTCGCCGTGGTCGTCGTGATCGTGATGGGACAGGGATCGGGACAGCAGACGGCGTCGCAATCAGGACCCTCCACGACCACCACGAATCCCGGGCCGCTCACGCCCGCCGGCCAGGCCACGCCGGCCGGCCCCACCCCGACCCTGCCCGCGCCGAGCGGCGCCCAGCCGGCGTGGATGCACAAGCTCAGGCCCGGCGAGAAGCCGCCGCAGTTCATCCTGTTCTCCTTCGACGGCGGCGCGTCCGGCGCGCACTGGTCGCGGGTGCTGCCGATCGCCGAGCGGACCGGCGCGAAGGTGACCGCGATGCTGTCCGGGCTGTACCTGATCCCGGACCGCGAGAGCAAGGAGTACACCGGCCCGGGGCACCCGACCGGGACGAGCGAGATCGGCTTCGGCGGCTCGGACGCGGACATCACGTCCCGCGTCGAGTACCTGAACCGGGCGCTGGCCGACGGCATGGAGTTCGGCACGCACTACAACGGCCACTTCTGCCAGGGCGTCGAGCCCAGCGTCGGCTCCTGGTCGACCGCGGGCTGGAACTCGGAGCTGGACCAGTTCTTCTCCTACCTCAGGGAGATCGACGGCAAGGGCCTGAAGATCACGCCCGACATGATCAAGGGCGGCCGCACACCGTGCCTGGAGGGCAACTGGGACCAACTGTTCCCGTCGATGAAGTCGCACGGTTTCGTCTATGACACCAGCCACGTCTCGTTCGGCGTCACCTGGCCGACGGTGGACCGCGGGCTGTGGGAGTTCCCGCTGCCGGAGGTGCGCGTGCCGGCGCTGGACAAGAACGTCGTGATGATGGACTTCAACTTCTGGTACCTGCTCGACGGCGCCAAGGAGGGCGACGACGCGCGGGCGCCGGAGTTCACCCCGATCGTGCTGGACACGTACCGCTCGGTGTACCAGAGCGTGTTCAACGGCAACCGGGCGCCGATGGTGATCGCGAACCACTTCAACGACTGGGCCGGCGGCGCCTTCTCCGGCGCGGTCGAGCAGTTCATGGGCGAGACGTGCGACAAGCCGGAGACGGTGTGCGCCACCTACAGCCAGGTGATCCAGTGGCTGCAGCTGCAGGATCCCGCCGTGCTGGACTCGCTGCGCGGGCTGCCGGCGGCGCACAACTGA
- the pqqA gene encoding pyrroloquinoline quinone precursor peptide PqqA codes for MSAPKTVKRAEKSVRKPARRSWVKPDFSEYDTPMEVTAYAARV; via the coding sequence ATGTCCGCACCGAAGACCGTCAAGCGCGCCGAGAAGTCCGTCCGCAAGCCCGCCCGTCGCAGCTGGGTCAAGCCCGACTTCAGCGAGTACGACACGCCGATGGAGGTCACCGCGTACGCCGCGCGGGTCTGA
- the pqqC gene encoding pyrroloquinoline-quinone synthase PqqC produces the protein MLAAEDFIAELRALAPRYWHDHPFHLRLHAGALSREELQLWAANRWYYQRSLPQKDAAILANCPLPQVRRYWMERIVYHDGSRDGEGGAENWLRMAEAVGLDRAEVLDERHVLPGVRFAVDAYVNFARNKPWVEAIASGLTEMFSPGLMRRRLADMREQYPWIGEDGFAYFVSRLTVIAGEGKSTLDIVVEHARSREQQQACVAALAFKCDVLQAILDAVDYHS, from the coding sequence ATGCTGGCGGCCGAGGACTTCATCGCCGAGCTGCGGGCGCTTGCGCCGCGGTACTGGCACGACCACCCGTTCCACCTGCGCCTGCACGCGGGCGCCCTCAGCCGCGAGGAGCTACAGCTGTGGGCGGCCAACCGGTGGTACTACCAGCGGAGCCTGCCGCAGAAGGACGCCGCCATCCTGGCGAACTGCCCGTTGCCCCAGGTCAGGCGGTACTGGATGGAGCGGATCGTCTATCACGACGGCAGTCGCGACGGCGAGGGCGGCGCGGAGAACTGGCTGCGCATGGCCGAGGCCGTCGGCCTTGACCGGGCGGAAGTGCTGGACGAGCGGCATGTGCTGCCGGGCGTGCGGTTCGCCGTGGACGCTTACGTGAACTTCGCTCGCAACAAGCCGTGGGTGGAGGCGATCGCGTCGGGGCTGACCGAGATGTTCTCGCCCGGGCTGATGCGTCGGCGGCTGGCCGACATGCGGGAGCAGTACCCGTGGATCGGGGAGGACGGGTTCGCCTACTTCGTGTCCCGGCTGACCGTGATCGCCGGCGAGGGCAAGTCCACTCTGGACATCGTTGTGGAGCACGCCCGCAGTCGCGAGCAGCAGCAGGCGTGTGTGGCCGCGCTGGCGTTCAAATGCGATGTGCTGCAGGCGATTCTGGACGCCGTGGATTACCACTCATGA
- the pqqD gene encoding pyrroloquinoline quinone biosynthesis peptide chaperone PqqD, translating to MTSLDSVPRVRRGVRCTYDKTRNSDVVLFPEGVLLLNETAAAVVSRCDGSSSVGDIALALADEFDGVQPDDVIELVDRLVARRVVDVD from the coding sequence ATGACATCGCTGGACTCCGTGCCGCGGGTGCGCCGGGGCGTGCGGTGCACGTACGACAAGACCCGGAACAGCGATGTCGTGCTGTTTCCGGAGGGCGTGCTGCTGTTGAACGAGACCGCCGCCGCGGTGGTGTCACGGTGCGACGGTTCGTCGAGCGTCGGCGACATCGCCTTGGCGCTGGCCGACGAGTTCGATGGCGTGCAGCCCGACGACGTGATCGAGCTGGTGGACCGGCTCGTGGCTCGACGGGTGGTGGATGTTGACTGA
- the pqqE gene encoding pyrroloquinoline quinone biosynthesis protein PqqE yields MLTEAPLGLLAELTHRCPLHCPYCSNPVELVRRADELDTVAWQRVFDEARELGVLQVHLSGGEPLARPDLPELLAHASGLGCYTNLVTSGLGLTASRLADLVDRGLDHVQLSVQDSDRSNANLIAGVKGYDRKLLAASLIKNAELPLTVNAVLHKANLDHIGGIIELAEQMGADRLELANTQYYGWALRNRAALLPTREQLAAALPIVQQAQQRLAGRMEIVYVVADYHEANPKPCMYGWGSRQLTVAPNGDVLPCPAASVITDLPVQNVARSSLSAIWYDSPTFNAFRGTSWMQEPCRSCPRKEIDFGGCRCQAFQLTGDAAATDPVCTLSPDHGLVQSILATEITPSRPSFAMRRSV; encoded by the coding sequence ATGTTGACTGAAGCACCGCTGGGCTTGCTGGCCGAGCTCACGCACCGATGCCCGCTGCACTGCCCGTACTGCTCCAACCCCGTCGAGCTGGTCCGACGAGCCGACGAGCTGGACACCGTTGCGTGGCAACGGGTTTTCGACGAGGCTCGCGAGCTCGGCGTGCTCCAGGTGCACCTGTCCGGCGGCGAGCCGCTGGCCCGTCCGGACCTGCCCGAGCTGTTGGCGCACGCCAGCGGTCTCGGCTGCTACACCAATCTCGTCACCAGCGGCCTCGGGCTGACCGCTTCGCGGCTCGCCGACCTGGTCGACCGCGGGCTCGACCACGTGCAGCTGTCCGTGCAGGACTCGGATCGCTCGAACGCCAACCTGATCGCCGGCGTGAAGGGCTACGACCGCAAGCTTCTCGCGGCGTCTCTGATCAAGAACGCTGAGCTGCCGCTGACCGTCAATGCCGTGCTGCACAAGGCGAATCTCGACCACATCGGCGGAATCATCGAGCTGGCCGAGCAGATGGGCGCGGACCGCCTGGAGCTCGCCAACACCCAGTACTACGGCTGGGCGCTTCGCAACCGCGCCGCCCTGCTCCCCACCCGGGAACAGCTCGCCGCCGCTTTGCCGATCGTGCAGCAGGCGCAGCAGCGGCTCGCCGGGCGGATGGAGATCGTCTACGTCGTCGCCGACTACCACGAGGCCAATCCCAAGCCGTGCATGTACGGCTGGGGTTCCCGTCAGCTCACCGTCGCGCCCAACGGCGATGTCCTGCCCTGCCCCGCCGCCAGCGTGATCACCGACCTTCCCGTGCAGAACGTCGCGCGGTCGTCGCTTTCGGCGATCTGGTACGACTCTCCGACCTTCAACGCCTTCCGCGGCACCTCCTGGATGCAGGAGCCGTGCCGGTCGTGTCCCCGCAAGGAGATCGACTTCGGCGGTTGTCGCTGCCAGGCCTTCCAACTCACCGGCGACGCCGCCGCCACCGACCCCGTCTGCACCCTGTCCCCCGACCACGGCCTCGTCCAGTCCATCCTTGCTACGGAGATCACGCCTTCGCGGCCTTCCTTCGCCATGCGGCGGTCCGTGTGA
- the pqqB gene encoding pyrroloquinoline quinone biosynthesis protein PqqB — protein MKVVVLGTAAGGGFPQWNCACSLCAKARNGSLPSRAQDCVAVSGNGSDWWLLNASPDIRVQVVGCAALTPGPGRRDTPVRGVLLTSAELDHCLGVFSLREGGGQHLYAPANALAALRSHLGLRDVLDLYAGWSWSEAVPEKSFALAGGLIATPHAVGTKRPKYAPELPGPWVVAYRVHDPSTGGTLLYAPCLASWSAGFEALLDGVDCLLLDGTFSAPDEMGVSTGHSKGQSSMGHVPVFGGGGSLAQLRRFPVMRRIYTHLNNTNPLLDPASPESAEITAAGIEVVPDGTVITL, from the coding sequence GTGAAGGTTGTCGTTCTCGGCACCGCCGCCGGCGGTGGCTTCCCCCAGTGGAACTGCGCCTGCTCCCTCTGCGCCAAGGCCCGCAACGGTTCGCTGCCGTCCCGGGCCCAGGATTGCGTCGCCGTCAGCGGCAACGGCTCCGACTGGTGGCTGCTCAACGCCTCCCCCGACATTCGGGTGCAGGTGGTGGGTTGCGCCGCCCTCACCCCCGGCCCCGGCCGCCGCGACACCCCTGTCCGCGGCGTTCTGCTCACTTCCGCCGAGCTCGACCATTGTTTGGGCGTGTTCTCCCTTCGTGAGGGCGGCGGCCAGCACCTCTACGCCCCCGCCAACGCGTTGGCCGCCCTCCGTTCCCACCTCGGTTTGCGGGACGTCCTCGACCTCTACGCCGGCTGGTCGTGGTCGGAGGCCGTGCCCGAGAAGTCCTTCGCGCTGGCCGGCGGCCTGATCGCCACCCCTCACGCCGTCGGCACCAAGCGCCCCAAGTACGCCCCCGAGCTGCCGGGGCCTTGGGTGGTCGCCTACCGCGTCCACGACCCCTCGACCGGCGGCACCCTGCTCTATGCCCCTTGCCTGGCTTCCTGGTCTGCGGGGTTCGAGGCCCTGTTGGACGGCGTCGACTGCCTCCTGCTCGACGGCACCTTCTCGGCGCCGGACGAGATGGGCGTCAGCACAGGGCACTCCAAGGGCCAGTCCTCAATGGGCCACGTACCGGTCTTCGGCGGGGGTGGCAGCCTGGCGCAGCTCCGCCGGTTCCCGGTCATGCGCCGGATCTACACCCACCTCAACAACACCAACCCGCTGCTGGACCCGGCCTCGCCGGAGTCGGCCGAGATCACCGCCGCCGGCATCGAGGTGGTCCCGGACGGCACCGTGATCACGCTCTAA
- the dnaK gene encoding molecular chaperone DnaK produces the protein MGRAVGIDLGTTNSVVAVLEGGEPRVIANAEGSRTTPSVVAFAKNGEVLVGQPAKNQAVTNVERTVRSVKRHIGTAWTQEVDGKGYTAQEISARVLLKLKRDAEAYLGEEVTDAVITVPAYFEDAQRQATTEAGRIAGLNVLRIVNEPTSAALAYGLDRGGKEQTILVFDLGGGTFDVSLLELGDGVVEVRATSGDNHLGGDDWDQRIVDWVLQRFAVDLSKDKMAMQRVREAAEKAKIELSASTTATINLPYITVDGDKNPLFLDETISRAEFERITKDLLDRCRAPFHNVIKDAGVEVGDIDHVVLVGGSTRMPAVNELVRGLIGKDPNKGVNPDEVVAAGAALQAGVLKDEVKDVLLLDVTPLSLGIETLGGVMTRLIERNTTIPTSRTEVVTTAGDNYTSIPVQVYQGERPMTADNKRLGMFELTGLAPAPRGVPRIEVRFDIDANGIVQVSAKDLDTGAEQSMTITGGSALPEDEIDRMIRDAEEHAEQDRRRREEAELRNTAESLLHNADAYPPDQIAAVRKALDDGDMDALKAAFAAMRP, from the coding sequence ATGGGGCGTGCGGTGGGGATCGACCTGGGGACGACGAACTCCGTGGTGGCGGTGCTCGAGGGTGGGGAGCCGAGGGTGATCGCGAACGCGGAGGGGTCACGCACGACGCCGTCGGTGGTGGCCTTCGCCAAGAACGGCGAGGTGCTGGTGGGGCAGCCGGCGAAGAACCAGGCCGTGACCAACGTGGAGCGGACGGTGCGGTCGGTGAAGCGGCACATCGGCACGGCATGGACGCAAGAGGTCGACGGCAAGGGCTATACGGCGCAGGAGATCTCGGCGCGGGTGTTGCTGAAGCTGAAGCGGGACGCGGAGGCCTATCTGGGGGAAGAGGTCACCGACGCGGTGATCACGGTGCCGGCGTACTTCGAGGATGCCCAGCGGCAAGCCACCACAGAGGCGGGGCGGATCGCGGGCCTGAACGTGCTGAGGATCGTCAACGAGCCGACGTCGGCGGCACTGGCGTACGGGCTGGACAGGGGCGGGAAAGAGCAGACGATCCTGGTGTTCGACCTGGGCGGCGGCACCTTCGACGTCTCGCTGCTGGAACTGGGCGACGGGGTGGTGGAGGTCAGGGCCACGAGCGGCGACAACCACCTGGGCGGCGACGACTGGGACCAGCGCATCGTGGACTGGGTGCTCCAGAGGTTCGCCGTCGATCTGTCGAAGGACAAGATGGCGATGCAGCGGGTCCGCGAGGCGGCGGAGAAGGCGAAGATCGAGCTGTCGGCGTCCACGACCGCGACGATCAACCTGCCCTACATCACGGTCGACGGCGACAAGAACCCGCTGTTCCTGGACGAGACGATCAGCCGGGCGGAGTTCGAACGGATCACGAAGGACCTGCTGGACCGCTGCCGCGCCCCGTTCCACAACGTGATCAAGGATGCGGGCGTCGAGGTCGGGGACATCGACCACGTGGTGCTGGTGGGCGGCTCGACCCGGATGCCGGCGGTCAACGAGCTGGTCCGGGGGTTGATCGGCAAGGACCCGAACAAGGGCGTGAACCCGGACGAGGTCGTGGCGGCGGGCGCGGCGCTGCAGGCGGGCGTGTTGAAGGACGAGGTCAAGGACGTCCTGCTGCTGGACGTCACGCCGCTGTCGCTGGGAATCGAGACGCTCGGCGGCGTGATGACCAGGCTGATCGAGCGCAACACGACGATCCCGACCAGCCGCACCGAGGTCGTCACGACCGCGGGCGACAACTACACGTCCATCCCGGTGCAGGTCTACCAGGGCGAACGCCCGATGACGGCGGACAACAAGCGGCTGGGCATGTTCGAGCTGACGGGCCTCGCGCCGGCGCCGAGAGGGGTGCCGCGCATCGAGGTGCGCTTCGACATCGACGCCAACGGCATCGTGCAGGTGTCGGCCAAGGACCTGGACACGGGCGCCGAGCAGTCGATGACGATCACGGGCGGCTCGGCGCTGCCGGAGGACGAGATCGATCGCATGATCCGGGACGCCGAGGAGCATGCCGAGCAGGACCGGCGGCGCCGCGAGGAGGCGGAGCTGCGCAACACGGCGGAATCGCTGCTGCACAACGCCGACGCGTATCCGCCGGACCAGATCGCGGCCGTGCGCAAGGCGCTCGACGACGGCGACATGGACGCACTCAAGGCCGCCTTCGCTGCGATGCGGCCGTGA
- a CDS encoding heat shock protein transcriptional repressor HspR: MTAGPDTTPVYSISAAAELVGLHPQTLRTYEAHGLVRPYRADNGQRRYSARDIERLRQIRDLSQREGINTAGIRRIIELQELLLRLQTALGCR, encoded by the coding sequence GTGACTGCGGGCCCTGACACCACGCCGGTGTACTCGATCTCGGCCGCCGCTGAGCTGGTCGGGCTGCACCCACAGACGCTGCGCACGTACGAGGCGCACGGCCTGGTTCGGCCGTACCGCGCGGACAACGGCCAGCGGCGCTACTCGGCGCGCGACATCGAGCGGCTGCGCCAGATCCGGGACCTGTCGCAGCGCGAAGGCATCAACACGGCCGGCATCCGCCGCATCATCGAACTCCAGGAGCTGTTGCTACGTCTGCAAACCGCACTCGGCTGCCGGTGA
- a CDS encoding response regulator transcription factor, whose translation MRVVIAEDLLLLRDGLIRLLQAHGFEVVAAVESGPELRAALTEHKPDVAVVDVRLPPTFTDEGLRAAIEARRTMPGLPVLVLSQYVEQLYARELLSDRSGGVGYLLKDRISDVRQFVDAVRRVADGGTAMDPEVVAQLLTSRERDAPLGTLTPREKEVLGLMAEGRSNAAIAGRMFVTEKAVGKHTNNIFTKLGLHQHEDDNRRVLAVLAYLNG comes from the coding sequence GTGCGTGTTGTCATCGCGGAAGACCTGCTGCTGCTCCGGGACGGCCTGATCCGGCTGTTGCAGGCGCACGGCTTCGAGGTCGTCGCCGCCGTCGAGTCCGGGCCGGAGCTGCGGGCGGCGCTCACCGAGCACAAGCCGGACGTGGCCGTTGTGGACGTACGGCTGCCGCCCACCTTCACCGACGAGGGGCTGCGCGCCGCCATCGAGGCTCGCCGCACGATGCCGGGGCTGCCGGTGTTGGTGCTGTCCCAGTACGTCGAGCAGCTCTACGCCCGCGAGTTGCTGTCCGACCGCAGCGGCGGCGTCGGCTACCTGCTCAAGGACCGGATCTCGGACGTGAGGCAGTTCGTGGACGCGGTGCGGCGCGTGGCCGACGGCGGCACCGCGATGGATCCCGAGGTCGTCGCCCAGCTGCTGACCAGCCGAGAGCGCGACGCCCCGCTGGGCACGCTCACGCCGCGGGAGAAGGAGGTGCTCGGGCTGATGGCCGAGGGCCGCTCCAACGCCGCGATCGCCGGCCGGATGTTCGTCACGGAGAAGGCCGTGGGCAAGCACACCAACAACATCTTCACCAAGCTCGGCCTGCACCAGCACGAGGACGACAACCGCCGGGTGCTGGCGGTGCTGGCCTATCTGAACGGTTGA